Proteins co-encoded in one Halodesulfovibrio marinisediminis DSM 17456 genomic window:
- a CDS encoding transglutaminase-like cysteine peptidase: MLFKPPPVKKTRPKRQKKAAPSTGPLKDKNGKIRLFRTMELRGKNKTLARWQRIVDKMAAHKQLFLSNSLPTSGKNQRKRWKEFKSTINSAPRMQQLRKVNAYFNKWPYRLDKENWGKREYWASPPEFVTRSGDCEDYAIAKYYALRELGIPASSMRIVALMDNIRRLGHAVLVVYHDGDAWVLDNQTKLVLSHSKFSHYVPQFSVNETNRWAHIPVKKNQPASKPKK, encoded by the coding sequence ATGCTGTTTAAGCCCCCTCCTGTAAAAAAAACTAGGCCCAAGCGACAAAAGAAGGCTGCACCTAGTACAGGTCCACTTAAAGATAAAAACGGAAAAATCCGCCTCTTTCGTACGATGGAATTGAGGGGGAAAAATAAAACGCTGGCACGGTGGCAGCGAATCGTAGACAAGATGGCTGCCCATAAGCAGTTATTTCTTTCAAATTCACTACCTACGTCAGGAAAAAACCAGCGGAAACGCTGGAAGGAATTTAAATCTACAATAAATTCCGCGCCACGTATGCAGCAACTACGCAAGGTCAACGCCTATTTTAACAAGTGGCCATATCGCCTTGATAAAGAAAACTGGGGAAAAAGGGAGTACTGGGCATCACCCCCCGAATTCGTAACGCGATCGGGAGACTGTGAGGATTACGCTATCGCCAAGTACTATGCCTTACGAGAACTAGGGATACCGGCAAGCTCAATGCGAATTGTCGCCCTTATGGACAATATCCGACGTCTTGGACATGCAGTGCTCGTTGTATACCACGATGGAGATGCATGGGTGCTCGACAACCAAACCAAACTGGTGCTCTCGCATTCCAAGTTCTCACATTATGTACCGCAGTTTTCTGTAAATGAAACTAATCGCTGGGCACACATCCCGGTGAAGAAAAATCAACCGGCTTCCAAGCCGAAAAAATGA
- a CDS encoding HD-GYP domain-containing protein produces the protein MPTKKNDYELPVTQDKRSRLKWFGIAVLSAIVVISAFISFIHIKNEEVGLTKRLEKQQTLLASARLESINNWLQAMVEQGDRLINADLFRLFASEVDLLGENIGSLYAEEATQADDSSLAQQLPMMRNLLEEFSSYAGFSDGRIINRFGQTYIATNANVTALTQEQLNMVNDVLKNPTVHFSTVRNSSNGLVFDMFLPIFPPEFEGEYTKPISVLMLSKLASGKITEIISSSPLATQGNTTHLIQKQNGTLQDILPWKPEGIAAVPPSFGKIDADILPFSLRATLNTTAKGYSYGIKVPNIDWWVIEEIDYNVARAELTDTIQTTIVIALLTIGAFTLFLFLFWWLLVSQDNKKIANNFRELAMTIKEQKMFLDSINDTIPDYIALKDNNGIYQYVNPAFAKAVGRNVEDMNGLDDTAIFGYATANRLASSDQLVNMSEQPITITEKIFLQSQRYIMQISKAPFFDGEGKLNGIVSVFRDITSAVEAEEQRKLAEQQTITALASTIEHIDPYLGGHTRMLESLSIELARSLNMSDAEVSTIEAAANLSQIGKLFVPREILLKPGALTPEEKIEMEKHALHAKEVLGNIDFGLPVVETVTQMNEKMDGSGYPEHLKGNDIIPPAKLLGLTNTFCALIRPRAYRPALSVAKSLDILKEMENFYDPEMIAALERLLTTRFGEDFIEGVSAPQQTVAL, from the coding sequence ATGCCTACTAAAAAGAATGACTATGAGCTTCCCGTTACGCAGGATAAACGCTCTCGTCTAAAATGGTTCGGCATCGCTGTGCTTTCCGCTATTGTTGTGATCTCTGCCTTCATATCCTTTATCCATATCAAAAATGAAGAAGTAGGGCTTACAAAGCGCCTTGAAAAACAGCAGACCTTGCTGGCATCAGCACGTCTGGAAAGCATAAACAACTGGCTGCAAGCAATGGTAGAACAAGGCGACAGACTCATTAATGCCGACCTGTTCCGCTTATTTGCTTCAGAAGTTGACTTGCTGGGTGAAAATATCGGAAGCCTTTACGCAGAAGAAGCCACACAGGCAGATGACTCTTCCCTAGCGCAGCAGCTACCTATGATGCGCAACCTGCTTGAAGAATTTTCAAGCTATGCAGGATTTTCCGACGGTCGAATCATCAACCGCTTCGGTCAGACCTACATTGCCACCAATGCCAACGTTACTGCACTGACGCAAGAACAGCTCAACATGGTAAATGATGTACTGAAAAACCCTACAGTACACTTCTCTACCGTTCGTAACAGCAGTAACGGCCTTGTATTTGACATGTTCCTCCCTATTTTCCCGCCGGAATTTGAAGGAGAATACACGAAACCTATCTCTGTTCTCATGCTTTCAAAACTTGCCTCTGGTAAGATTACAGAGATAATTTCCAGCTCCCCTCTTGCAACACAAGGGAACACAACACACCTTATTCAAAAACAGAACGGAACCCTGCAGGATATTCTCCCGTGGAAACCTGAAGGAATTGCAGCCGTTCCACCTTCATTCGGTAAAATTGATGCAGACATCCTGCCATTCTCTTTGCGTGCAACCCTGAATACTACTGCAAAAGGATATTCATACGGGATCAAAGTTCCAAACATCGACTGGTGGGTTATTGAAGAAATTGATTACAACGTAGCGCGTGCTGAACTAACTGACACAATTCAGACCACTATTGTTATTGCGCTGCTTACCATCGGTGCGTTTACCCTGTTCCTGTTCCTGTTTTGGTGGCTGCTGGTATCTCAGGATAACAAAAAAATTGCCAATAACTTCAGAGAACTGGCAATGACAATCAAAGAACAGAAAATGTTTCTTGATTCCATTAACGATACCATTCCGGACTACATTGCCCTTAAAGACAATAATGGCATCTATCAGTATGTGAACCCTGCATTTGCTAAAGCGGTAGGACGTAATGTTGAAGATATGAACGGGTTAGATGACACCGCTATCTTCGGCTACGCAACTGCAAACCGCCTCGCCTCTTCCGACCAGCTTGTAAACATGTCCGAACAGCCTATTACCATTACAGAAAAAATATTCCTTCAATCACAGCGTTACATCATGCAGATATCCAAGGCACCGTTCTTTGACGGTGAAGGGAAACTGAACGGTATCGTATCCGTATTCCGCGACATCACCTCCGCAGTTGAAGCTGAAGAACAACGCAAACTGGCAGAACAGCAAACCATTACAGCGCTGGCAAGCACCATTGAGCATATTGACCCATACCTTGGCGGTCATACCCGCATGCTCGAATCCCTTTCTATTGAACTTGCCCGCAGCTTAAACATGAGCGATGCAGAAGTTTCCACTATTGAGGCAGCAGCAAACCTTTCTCAGATTGGTAAGCTCTTTGTGCCACGTGAAATTCTGCTTAAGCCGGGTGCACTCACTCCTGAAGAAAAAATAGAAATGGAAAAACATGCTTTGCATGCAAAAGAAGTTCTCGGCAATATCGACTTCGGTCTACCTGTTGTAGAAACAGTAACGCAGATGAACGAAAAAATGGACGGTTCCGGATACCCAGAACATCTGAAAGGGAACGATATTATCCCTCCAGCTAAGTTACTCGGGCTTACAAACACATTTTGTGCACTTATTAGACCTCGGGCGTACCGTCCTGCATTATCCGTTGCCAAGTCTCTCGACATCTTGAAAGAGATGGAGAACTTCTACGATCCAGAAATGATCGCAGCACTCGAACGGCTGCTTACAACTCGATTCGGTGAAGACTTTATTGAAGGAGTGAGCGCACCACAGCAGACAGTCGCACTGTAA
- a CDS encoding TolC family outer membrane protein, with product MKKIYALLAMTAVLFGCASVASAEISLKDSVLATLKTYPRIAALESQSKAAKQDSRSAWGGYLPDVDATGSYGPTQHSSVSTRNNGTEYMWRGAFEGAVSITQLIYDGRFTQSRVERTEAAYQSSQSQILDAAERFGLDAVIAHLTVIRDKALVELAEDNAQQYRDILASMQELVDAGGGSVADLTLTQGRLARALATLATQRSELEIAIAQYKRLTGVEPEGLMDVEISDAAPVDIETALMRMRSENPRLDTRKYEIDVAQGLIDERESYYYPRISGKGSYNYTEDMQGVDDYATDFRFAVVGSWNLFNGGSDLADTRAAVARKESAREDYRDTIDDLYRQVASTWSEQQAAYDQVEQYNKAVGFNVETRDVYAQQFTVGQRTLLDVLDAENELFITRGRLVTSKINVLIASYRLLALGGGLVSSFDIEATDYISMAE from the coding sequence ATGAAAAAAATTTACGCGCTGTTAGCAATGACCGCTGTACTGTTTGGATGTGCAAGTGTTGCTTCAGCTGAAATTTCACTGAAGGATTCTGTTCTTGCGACATTAAAAACTTATCCGCGAATTGCTGCGCTGGAAAGTCAAAGTAAGGCTGCAAAGCAGGATAGTAGATCTGCATGGGGGGGATATCTTCCAGACGTTGATGCAACAGGTTCCTATGGACCGACACAACATAGCAGCGTTTCAACTCGTAATAATGGAACAGAGTACATGTGGCGTGGGGCCTTCGAGGGTGCTGTTTCTATTACTCAGCTCATTTATGATGGTCGTTTTACTCAGAGCCGTGTTGAACGCACCGAAGCTGCATATCAATCTTCTCAAAGCCAGATTTTAGATGCTGCCGAACGGTTCGGCCTTGATGCGGTTATTGCTCACCTTACAGTTATTCGTGATAAGGCTCTTGTTGAGCTTGCAGAAGATAATGCACAGCAGTACCGCGATATCCTTGCTTCTATGCAGGAGCTTGTAGATGCAGGTGGTGGTAGCGTTGCTGACCTTACTCTTACTCAGGGCCGTCTTGCTCGTGCGCTTGCAACACTTGCGACACAACGTAGTGAGTTAGAAATTGCTATTGCTCAGTATAAGCGTTTGACAGGTGTTGAGCCTGAAGGTCTTATGGATGTTGAAATTTCCGATGCTGCACCAGTAGATATTGAAACTGCTTTGATGCGTATGCGATCTGAAAACCCGCGTCTTGATACTCGAAAATACGAGATAGATGTGGCGCAGGGTCTTATCGATGAGCGTGAATCATACTACTATCCACGAATTAGCGGTAAAGGTTCCTATAACTATACTGAAGATATGCAGGGTGTAGATGACTACGCAACTGATTTTCGTTTCGCTGTAGTCGGGTCATGGAATTTGTTTAATGGTGGCAGTGACCTTGCTGATACTCGTGCTGCAGTTGCACGTAAAGAGAGTGCACGTGAAGATTATCGTGATACCATTGATGATCTTTACCGTCAGGTTGCTTCAACATGGAGTGAACAACAGGCTGCATATGATCAGGTAGAACAGTACAACAAGGCTGTTGGGTTTAACGTTGAAACACGCGATGTTTATGCACAGCAGTTTACCGTTGGCCAGCGCACTTTGCTGGATGTTCTTGATGCAGAGAACGAGTTATTTATTACTCGTGGACGCCTTGTGACCTCAAAGATTAATGTGCTTATTGCATCATACCGTTTGCTAGCCCTTGGTGGCGGTCTTGTTTCCTCATTTGATATTGAGGCAACTGACTACATTTCTATGGCAGAATAA
- a CDS encoding nitroreductase family protein, giving the protein MNVLEAIATRRSIRKFTDEAVSEEKINTMLKAAMAAPSAGNEQPWQFVVIDDKAQLEKTAKLSPYIGMAAKAPLSIMVLGDRSVEKYPGNWMLDCSAAIQNLLLAAHSEGLGAVWCGLWPEENRVEAARILVKAPESTVPLAVIVLGYPDQDLKAQNRFDTSRIHKNIW; this is encoded by the coding sequence ATGAACGTATTAGAAGCCATTGCAACCCGTCGCTCTATCCGCAAATTCACCGATGAAGCTGTCAGCGAAGAAAAAATCAACACTATGCTCAAAGCTGCTATGGCTGCTCCAAGTGCTGGCAACGAACAACCTTGGCAGTTCGTTGTCATTGACGACAAAGCTCAACTTGAAAAAACAGCTAAGCTCAGCCCATACATCGGAATGGCTGCCAAGGCTCCGTTGTCCATCATGGTACTCGGCGATCGTAGTGTTGAAAAATATCCGGGCAACTGGATGCTCGACTGCTCTGCAGCTATCCAAAACCTACTTCTTGCCGCACACAGTGAAGGCCTGGGTGCTGTCTGGTGTGGTCTCTGGCCTGAAGAAAATCGTGTTGAAGCAGCACGTATCCTTGTTAAAGCCCCTGAATCAACTGTGCCTTTGGCAGTTATCGTACTTGGATATCCAGACCAGGATCTCAAAGCTCAGAACAGATTCGATACGTCCCGTATCCACAAAAATATCTGGTAA
- a CDS encoding 2-amino-3,7-dideoxy-D-threo-hept-6-ulosonate synthase, which translates to MEIGKKIRMERIINRVTGRTIIVPMDHGVSVGPIDGLVDMRKAVSNVAEGGADAVLMHKGLVRCGHRAGGRDVGLVVHLSSSTSLSPSPNAKTLTATVEDAIKHGADGVSVHVNLGDETESQMLADLGKVSAIASDWGIPLLAMMYARGQHIHNPFDAKNVAHCARVAVELGADIVKVSYPGDIDSFSRVVEACCVPVVIAGGEKMNSTREFITMVHDSVRAGGAGLSVGRNVFQHKNSAMLVKALRGVVHEDWDVEQAMELVGND; encoded by the coding sequence ATGGAAATTGGCAAGAAGATCCGCATGGAGCGCATCATCAACAGAGTCACCGGACGAACAATCATTGTTCCTATGGATCACGGTGTTTCTGTAGGGCCGATTGATGGACTTGTAGACATGCGTAAAGCTGTCAGTAACGTTGCAGAAGGCGGCGCGGATGCAGTACTGATGCACAAAGGTCTCGTTCGCTGTGGCCACCGCGCTGGCGGACGCGACGTAGGACTTGTAGTTCACCTTTCAAGCTCTACTTCTCTTTCTCCCTCCCCTAACGCAAAAACTCTTACTGCTACGGTAGAAGATGCAATTAAACACGGCGCCGACGGCGTATCTGTTCACGTTAACCTTGGTGACGAAACAGAAAGCCAAATGCTTGCTGACCTTGGCAAAGTTTCCGCTATAGCAAGCGACTGGGGTATCCCGCTTCTCGCTATGATGTACGCACGCGGCCAGCACATCCACAATCCATTCGACGCTAAAAACGTAGCCCACTGTGCCCGTGTTGCTGTAGAATTAGGGGCAGACATCGTAAAAGTTTCCTACCCTGGTGACATTGATTCATTCTCACGCGTAGTTGAAGCGTGCTGTGTACCTGTTGTTATTGCCGGTGGCGAAAAAATGAACTCCACCCGCGAATTCATCACCATGGTTCACGACTCTGTCCGCGCTGGTGGTGCCGGTCTTTCCGTTGGCCGTAACGTCTTCCAGCACAAAAACAGTGCCATGCTCGTTAAAGCGCTTCGCGGCGTAGTGCATGAAGACTGGGATGTCGAACAGGCCATGGAACTCGTAGGAAACGATTAA
- a CDS encoding type I secretion system permease/ATPase — protein MTQQPPTDRKTQVDAPLPSDVDYESPLLRSLVHLFSLLGKPLTIEQLKAGLPEHGTQSSHTSACLRAAMQAGMHAKAVRRNTLAEISTLTLPCIILLKNKGAGVLTSLTETHAKVIFPEMNNAPISVLRDKLEEEFAGYVIFGQIKGRLDKRASELKLLKTKRWFWDTVLYFFPIYRHVGFASIIINLLAIASPLFFMNVYDRVVPNNAVDTLWVLASGIGIALFFDFMLRNLRSYFCDVAGKNADVILASRLMQHIMALRLDDKPDSTGTMANNLREFESLREFFSSTTLLAIIDLPFLFLFIGLIHFIGGPMALIPAVAVPIVILVGILLQYPFQRAVESGYKEGAQKHALLIEIINGIETVKTSMAEGHMQQLWEKVVGMSAKSSNQAKRLANFSMTFTMFAAQAVSVFIIVYGVYRISDGELTMGGLIACNILAGRAMAPLSQIAGMLSRMQQSRMALKSLDLIMQLPTEAQNEYTGISYEKLDASLTFDSLSFKYPNAERFALEDVHLKIRKGERVGIIGRMGSGKSTLGKLCVGLYRPTEGAVKLGGVDIRQMDIADLRSRTGYVSQDNYLFYGSVRDNIAIGNPQADENAILRAASIAGVTEFVQSNPAGFGLQVGERGMALSGGQRQSIALARALLTDPDIIILDEPSSNMDNGSEHAFKQKLAHIVPGKTLLLITHRLSMLDVVDRLIVMDNGKIVADGPKAAVLEALKKDQIKRAPTRAA, from the coding sequence ATGACTCAGCAGCCTCCAACAGACCGCAAAACACAAGTTGACGCTCCGTTACCATCTGATGTTGATTACGAGTCACCTCTTTTACGATCCCTTGTGCATCTCTTTTCCCTGCTTGGTAAGCCGCTCACAATTGAGCAACTAAAAGCGGGACTTCCTGAGCATGGCACACAGTCATCACACACATCAGCATGCCTACGTGCAGCAATGCAGGCTGGTATGCACGCCAAAGCTGTACGTCGTAATACCCTTGCCGAAATTTCTACCCTGACCCTGCCATGTATTATTCTTCTCAAAAATAAGGGAGCAGGAGTACTCACATCGCTTACAGAAACACATGCGAAAGTTATTTTTCCAGAAATGAACAATGCGCCAATTTCTGTTCTGCGTGACAAGCTTGAGGAAGAATTCGCAGGCTACGTCATTTTCGGTCAAATAAAAGGACGTCTCGATAAACGAGCCAGCGAACTCAAGCTCTTAAAAACAAAACGCTGGTTCTGGGACACCGTACTTTACTTCTTCCCAATCTACAGACACGTAGGGTTCGCAAGCATCATCATCAACCTACTTGCCATTGCTTCCCCGCTGTTCTTTATGAACGTGTATGACAGGGTAGTCCCGAACAACGCAGTAGATACGTTATGGGTACTTGCCAGCGGTATCGGCATTGCTCTTTTTTTCGATTTTATGCTCCGTAACCTGCGTAGCTACTTCTGTGACGTTGCAGGAAAAAACGCAGATGTAATTCTTGCCTCACGACTGATGCAACATATTATGGCACTACGTCTTGATGACAAGCCGGATTCCACAGGCACAATGGCAAACAACCTGCGTGAATTTGAATCGCTACGAGAATTTTTTAGCTCAACAACCTTGCTGGCGATCATAGATTTACCATTTCTATTTCTGTTTATTGGACTCATCCACTTCATCGGTGGGCCAATGGCACTTATTCCAGCCGTTGCTGTCCCGATAGTTATTCTTGTTGGCATACTGTTGCAGTACCCATTTCAACGGGCTGTTGAATCAGGCTATAAAGAGGGCGCACAGAAACATGCTCTACTTATTGAGATAATCAACGGTATCGAAACAGTAAAAACCAGTATGGCAGAAGGCCACATGCAACAGCTATGGGAAAAAGTTGTAGGCATGAGCGCGAAGTCAAGCAACCAGGCAAAACGCCTTGCAAACTTCTCTATGACCTTCACCATGTTTGCAGCACAGGCTGTTTCAGTCTTCATTATCGTATATGGTGTGTACCGCATCAGCGATGGAGAATTGACTATGGGGGGACTAATTGCCTGTAACATTCTTGCAGGCCGCGCCATGGCGCCACTCAGCCAGATTGCGGGAATGCTCTCACGTATGCAGCAGTCACGCATGGCACTAAAGTCCCTTGACCTTATCATGCAGCTCCCTACAGAAGCACAAAACGAGTACACAGGCATCAGCTATGAAAAACTTGATGCATCACTCACATTTGACTCACTTTCCTTCAAATATCCCAACGCGGAACGCTTTGCACTTGAAGATGTTCATTTAAAAATCCGCAAGGGCGAACGGGTAGGTATCATTGGCAGGATGGGCTCCGGCAAAAGCACTCTAGGCAAACTCTGTGTCGGCTTATACCGCCCTACTGAAGGCGCTGTAAAACTTGGTGGGGTTGATATCCGCCAAATGGATATTGCAGACCTACGCTCTCGAACTGGTTATGTATCTCAGGACAACTATCTCTTCTACGGTAGCGTACGTGACAATATTGCTATCGGTAACCCGCAAGCGGATGAAAACGCCATTCTTCGAGCCGCTTCTATTGCCGGTGTAACGGAATTTGTTCAATCCAACCCAGCCGGTTTCGGCTTACAGGTTGGTGAACGCGGTATGGCACTATCCGGTGGGCAACGACAATCCATCGCACTAGCCCGCGCTTTACTGACTGATCCAGATATCATTATTCTGGACGAACCAAGCTCCAACATGGATAACGGTTCCGAACACGCATTCAAACAAAAACTGGCGCATATTGTCCCAGGTAAAACCCTACTTCTTATTACACACCGTCTCAGCATGCTTGACGTTGTAGATAGACTTATTGTTATGGATAACGGAAAAATAGTGGCTGACGGACCTAAAGCTGCAGTCCTTGAGGCGTTGAAAAAAGACCAGATCAAAAGAGCGCCGACGAGGGCAGCGTAG
- the fumC gene encoding class II fumarate hydratase, giving the protein MTQGVRIESDSMGNIEVPEDCYWGAQTQRSLQHFAIGAERIPLEVIIALAHIKKAAAHANVELGVLSEDIGHLIIEVADEICNGGHDGQFPLHVWQTGSGTQTNMNVNEVIANRANEIAGSPLGSKAPVHPNDHVNRSQSSNDVFPTAMNVAAAIAIEYYLVPAIEELVRTLEEKAEQWANVPKLGRTHRQDAVPMTVGQEFSAYAHQLEAGLDRLGQALPQLHSLPLGGTAVGTGLNAPKGFAERAIGHLAEYIGIPFIPMENAFAGLSSSDDIVAASGAVRTLACSLLKIANDIAMLSSGPRAGIGEYVLPANEPGSSIMPGKVNPTQCEALSMVCVQVMGLDSALSFAGSQGVMQLNVYRPLMIHNLLTSIRLITDSTRMFTRYAVEGLELNYRNIEDYLSSSLMLVTALTPVIGYDKAAQMAKKAYEQDRTLKEVVLEDGLLDEKEFDDAMNYMRMAKPHSE; this is encoded by the coding sequence ATGACGCAGGGAGTCCGGATAGAATCTGATTCAATGGGTAATATTGAGGTGCCTGAGGATTGTTACTGGGGTGCGCAGACGCAGCGTTCGTTGCAGCACTTTGCTATTGGAGCAGAACGGATTCCGCTGGAGGTTATTATTGCTCTGGCGCATATTAAAAAAGCTGCTGCACATGCCAATGTAGAGCTTGGAGTCCTTTCGGAAGATATTGGGCACCTCATTATCGAAGTGGCTGATGAAATCTGCAACGGCGGGCATGACGGGCAGTTTCCGCTTCATGTATGGCAGACAGGCAGCGGCACCCAGACAAATATGAACGTGAACGAGGTTATTGCTAACCGCGCCAATGAAATAGCGGGCAGTCCATTGGGGAGTAAGGCTCCTGTGCATCCCAATGATCATGTGAATCGTTCACAGTCTTCCAACGATGTTTTTCCAACTGCAATGAATGTGGCGGCAGCCATTGCTATTGAATATTATTTGGTGCCTGCCATTGAAGAACTTGTTCGGACGCTTGAGGAAAAAGCAGAGCAGTGGGCGAATGTTCCTAAGTTAGGACGTACTCATAGACAGGATGCAGTTCCAATGACTGTGGGGCAAGAGTTTTCAGCGTATGCACATCAGCTTGAGGCTGGGCTTGATCGGCTGGGACAGGCGCTGCCGCAGTTACATTCTTTACCGCTTGGCGGCACGGCTGTTGGAACTGGGTTGAATGCGCCCAAAGGATTTGCAGAACGTGCCATTGGGCATCTTGCTGAATACATCGGGATTCCATTTATTCCGATGGAAAATGCATTTGCAGGGCTGTCATCAAGTGATGACATTGTTGCTGCATCTGGTGCAGTTCGCACTCTTGCATGCAGTTTGCTCAAAATTGCAAATGACATTGCCATGCTTTCTTCGGGTCCTCGTGCAGGCATAGGTGAATATGTCCTCCCTGCAAATGAACCTGGTTCGTCCATTATGCCGGGTAAAGTGAATCCTACCCAGTGTGAGGCTCTGTCCATGGTTTGTGTACAGGTTATGGGGTTGGATTCTGCATTGTCCTTTGCTGGATCACAAGGTGTTATGCAGCTTAATGTGTACCGTCCGTTAATGATCCACAATCTTCTTACATCAATCCGTTTGATTACTGACTCTACTCGTATGTTTACACGATACGCTGTGGAAGGACTTGAATTGAATTATCGAAATATTGAAGACTATCTGTCTTCATCTCTTATGCTTGTGACAGCGCTGACACCGGTAATTGGGTATGACAAAGCTGCTCAGATGGCTAAGAAAGCCTACGAGCAGGATAGGACGCTCAAAGAGGTTGTTCTTGAAGATGGGCTGCTTGATGAAAAAGAATTTGATGATGCTATGAACTATATGCGGATGGCGAAGCCGCATAGCGAGTAA
- a CDS encoding HlyD family type I secretion periplasmic adaptor subunit encodes MKKDHYKNEDIEFMSEVDAALRHRGHPKAYLLSVFIVLVFAAFLVWAHFAILDEVTRGTGVVVPSRKIQELQNLEGGILSELLVTEGQIVDKNQILARIDNKQAESVVRDAETKSLEHKVAIIRLMAEANDTPLVYPEELTQEAPQMVADQIAIYKARKMQLETELSVLESQKFQRDQEIQEMISKRKQLMSSRQIAKQRRDIARPLMEKNVYPKIDYLQLEEQLIQLQGDIEALSLAIPRIRKAAEEAGERTKQRVAEFKNEAHREINQRRVEMRSLKEAMAAGHDRVTRTDLRAPVRGTVKQIARNTLGGVIRPGDTILEIVPLDDTLLVEARVRPADIAFLHPGQKAMIKITAYDFSIYGGLEGSVEQISADTIEDKRGESFYLVKLRTKTNTIVYRGENLPIIPGMTTSVDILTGKKSVLDYLLKPILKAKQNALRER; translated from the coding sequence ATGAAGAAAGATCATTATAAGAATGAAGATATTGAATTCATGAGCGAAGTTGATGCTGCCCTGCGTCACCGCGGTCATCCGAAAGCATACCTTCTTTCCGTATTTATTGTCCTTGTCTTTGCCGCATTCTTAGTGTGGGCACATTTTGCAATTCTTGACGAAGTAACACGTGGCACAGGTGTCGTTGTGCCTTCAAGAAAAATTCAGGAACTGCAGAACCTTGAAGGCGGAATTCTGAGTGAACTACTTGTTACTGAAGGACAGATTGTAGATAAAAATCAAATTCTCGCACGTATCGACAACAAGCAAGCTGAAAGTGTTGTTCGTGATGCAGAAACAAAATCCCTTGAGCATAAGGTCGCTATTATCCGCCTCATGGCTGAGGCAAATGATACACCGCTTGTTTACCCTGAAGAATTAACACAAGAAGCTCCACAGATGGTTGCTGACCAGATTGCCATTTATAAAGCTCGCAAAATGCAGCTAGAAACAGAGCTTAGTGTGCTTGAATCGCAAAAATTCCAACGAGATCAAGAAATTCAGGAGATGATCAGTAAACGCAAGCAGCTTATGTCCAGCCGTCAAATTGCTAAGCAGCGCCGCGACATCGCCCGTCCGCTCATGGAAAAAAACGTATATCCTAAAATCGACTACCTCCAGCTTGAAGAACAACTAATCCAGCTTCAAGGTGATATTGAAGCACTGTCGCTTGCTATTCCACGAATCCGCAAAGCAGCAGAAGAGGCAGGAGAACGGACAAAGCAACGCGTTGCAGAGTTCAAAAATGAAGCACACCGCGAAATCAACCAGCGTCGCGTTGAAATGCGTTCTCTTAAAGAAGCAATGGCTGCCGGTCATGACCGTGTAACGCGTACTGACTTACGTGCCCCTGTACGTGGTACAGTTAAACAGATTGCAAGAAACACATTGGGCGGTGTTATCAGACCGGGTGACACTATTCTTGAAATTGTTCCGCTTGATGACACCTTGCTTGTTGAAGCACGAGTACGACCTGCTGACATTGCGTTTTTGCATCCCGGACAAAAAGCGATGATTAAAATTACAGCATATGACTTTTCTATTTACGGCGGACTTGAAGGTTCCGTAGAACAAATCAGTGCTGATACAATCGAAGATAAGCGCGGAGAAAGTTTTTATCTTGTAAAACTACGTACAAAAACCAATACTATTGTGTATCGGGGAGAAAACTTGCCTATTATTCCCGGTATGACAACTTCCGTTGATATTTTAACAGGCAAGAAGTCTGTTCTCGACTATCTGCTGAAGCCAATTTTAAAGGCAAAACAAAACGCTTTGAGAGAACGGTAA